From Panicum hallii strain FIL2 chromosome 2, PHallii_v3.1, whole genome shotgun sequence, a single genomic window includes:
- the LOC112883244 gene encoding protein DMR6-LIKE OXYGENASE 1-like has translation MAILDLDMARNSNSTAPPCHAHTAPASDQQRRLRQAECNKAGADADDPNHGHRPGAEEEEEEEEGEGEELLLKGVRHLCERRGITRLPARYVLPPSDRPAAPDHQRSSCPTIPVIDLARLRAPAERAAALAELDAACRDYGFFQVVGHGVGGRGMMMLDVARRFFDLPFGERARYMSPDIRAAVRYGTSFNQLNDGVLCWRDFLKLVCDDLDGVVPSWPDAPADLREVVSAYARSSRRLFRELMEAALEALGIGGPGAGEVLADCDAGSQMLMVNCFPACPEPDLTLGMPPHSDYGFLTILLQDEVNGLEVRHADRWVLVDPLPGSLVVNVGDHFEMYSNGRYKSVLHRVRVNSARSRISVASLHSLPPARVIGPAPELVDDVKNPRRYMDTDFATFIDYLSSAEGKHKSFLQTRRLLTS, from the exons ATGGCAATCCTCGATCTCGACATGGCCCGGAATAGCAACAGCACCGCTCCTCCCTGTCATGCTCACACGGCTCCAGCTTCCGATCAgcagcgccgcctccgccaaGCAGAGTGCAATAaggccggcgccgacgccgacgaCCCCAACCACGGCCACCGGCCAGgcgcagaggaggaggaggaggaggaggagggggagggggaggagctgCTCCTCAAGGGCGTGCGGCACCTGTGCGAGCGCCGCGGCATTACGAGGCTGCCGGCCCGCTACGTCCTCCCGCCCTCCGACCGCCCGGCCGCGCCCGACCACCAGCGCAGTAGCTGCCCGACGATCCCCGTCATCGACCTCGCCCGCCTCCGCGCCCCCGCGGAGCGCGCTGCGGCGCTGGCCGAGCTGGACGCGGCCTGCCGGGACTACGGCTTCTTCCAGGTCGTCGGCCACGGCGTCGGCGGCCGCGGGATGATGATGCTGGACGTGGCGCGCCGCTTCTTCGACCTGCCCttcggcgagcgcgcgcgctaCATGTCCCCGGACATCCGCGCCGCCGTGCGGTACGGCACCAGCTTCAACCAGCTCAACGACGGCGTCCTCTGCTGGCGGGACTTCCTCAAGCTCGTGTGCGACGACCTCGACGGCGTCGTCCCGTCCTGGCCGGACGCGCCCGCAGACCTCAG GGAGGTGGTGTCGGCGTACGCGCGGTCGAGCCGGCGGCTGTTCAGGGAGCTCAtggaggcggcgctggaggcgctCGGGATCGgcggccccggcgccggcgaggtTCTGGCGGACTGCGACGCCGGGTCGCAGATGCTGATGGTGAATTGCTTCCCGGCGTGCCCGGAGCCGGACCTCACGCTGGGGATGCCGCCGCACTCGGACTACGGCTTCCTCACCATCCTCCTGCAGGACGAGGTGAATGGCCTCGAGGTCCGGCACGCCGACCGGTGGGTCCTCGTCGACCCGCTCCCCGGCTCACTCGTCGTCAACGTCGGCGACCACTTTGAG ATGTACAGCAACGGGCGTTACAAGAGCGTGCTGCACCGGGTCCGGGTGAACTCGGCGCGGTCGCGCATCTCGGTGGCGTCGCTTCACAGCTTGCCGCCGGCGAGGGTGATCGGGCCAGCGCCGGAGCTGGTGGACGACGTGAAGAACCCCCGGAGGTACATGGACACGGACTTCGCCACCTTCATCGACTACCTCAGCTCGGCCGAGGGCAAGCACAAGTCCTTCCTCCAGACCAGGAGGCTCCTCACCAGCTGA